A part of Paenibacillus sp. IHBB 10380 genomic DNA contains:
- the clpP gene encoding ATP-dependent Clp endopeptidase proteolytic subunit ClpP yields the protein MGYVPMVVEQSSRGERAYDIYSRLLKDRIIFLGSEVNDVVANSIIAQMLFLAAEEPDKDIHLYVNSPGGSITAGMAIFDTMQYIKPDVSTICVGMAASMGAFLLNAGAIGKRFALPNSEIMIHQPLGGAQGQASDIEIRARRILKMRDKLNRILSERTGQPLERIEKDTDRDYFMSATDAATYGIIDKVIEKTLPTGI from the coding sequence TTGGGTTATGTACCTATGGTTGTAGAACAGAGCAGTCGCGGAGAACGTGCATATGATATCTATTCCAGATTGCTGAAGGATCGCATTATTTTCTTGGGTTCAGAAGTCAACGATGTAGTGGCTAACTCCATTATTGCACAAATGCTGTTCTTGGCTGCCGAAGAGCCTGACAAAGATATTCACTTATATGTTAATAGCCCCGGGGGATCGATTACAGCGGGTATGGCAATATTCGATACAATGCAATATATCAAACCGGATGTATCCACTATTTGTGTAGGTATGGCTGCTTCTATGGGAGCATTCCTGTTAAACGCTGGTGCGATTGGCAAACGCTTCGCATTGCCAAACAGTGAGATCATGATTCACCAACCTTTGGGTGGTGCACAAGGTCAAGCATCCGATATCGAAATTCGTGCTCGCCGTATTCTCAAGATGCGCGATAAGTTGAACCGTATATTATCCGAACGTACAGGACAACCGCTAGAGCGTATTGAGAAAGATACAGATCGTGACTACTTCATGAGTGCTACAGATGCAGCAACCTACGGTATTATTGATAAAGTGATTGAGAAGACTTTACCAACAGGCATTTAA